One Verrucomicrobiota bacterium DNA segment encodes these proteins:
- the folE2 gene encoding GTP cyclohydrolase FolE2, which yields MSIASDNLQDTQNKQDDRNISINKVGVKGLKHPVSVADKAREHQNTVATIALSVDLPHHFKGTHMSRFVEVLNAHGSLIKVQNIPDILKALQQKLDARSAHLELEFPYFVEKLAPVTGAMGLMDYICRFDAEMHGDELAFKLMTTVPVATLCPCSKAISERGAHNQRGYVTLEVLLREDKHVWLEDLISLVEESASCELYSLLKRPDEKHVTEMAYDNPVFVEDLVRNIAIRCNKHPDISWYKVEAENMESIHNHSAYAMIENHL from the coding sequence ATGTCTATAGCCTCTGACAATCTTCAAGATACACAAAACAAACAGGATGATCGCAATATCTCGATTAACAAGGTAGGTGTAAAGGGACTTAAGCATCCTGTCTCTGTAGCTGATAAAGCTAGAGAACACCAAAATACGGTAGCCACCATCGCTCTATCCGTAGATCTACCCCACCACTTCAAAGGCACGCACATGTCACGTTTTGTCGAAGTGCTAAATGCGCATGGTTCACTCATAAAGGTGCAAAACATTCCTGATATTCTAAAAGCCTTACAGCAAAAGTTAGATGCTCGTTCTGCCCACCTAGAGCTAGAGTTTCCTTATTTCGTCGAAAAATTAGCACCAGTCACTGGAGCGATGGGACTTATGGACTATATATGTAGGTTCGATGCAGAGATGCATGGTGATGAACTAGCATTTAAATTAATGACCACCGTTCCGGTAGCAACTCTATGCCCTTGCAGTAAAGCTATTAGCGAGAGAGGTGCTCACAATCAACGAGGCTATGTCACTCTCGAAGTTCTCTTGAGAGAAGATAAACATGTCTGGTTAGAAGATCTTATTTCATTAGTCGAAGAGTCAGCTAGCTGCGAACTGTATTCTCTCCTCAAGCGACCTGACGAAAAACACGTTACCGAGATGGCTTACGATAACCCAGTATTTGTGGAAGACTTAGTCCGTAACATTGCGATCCGCTGTAACAAACATCCAGATATTTCGTGGTATAAAGTTGAAGCAGAAAATATGGAAAGCATTCATAATCACTCGGCCTACGCTATGATCGAAAATCATCTGTAA
- the rpsA gene encoding 30S ribosomal protein S1 → MKNLEELLAASLQNFKEGSIINGTIIEKRPKEVVIDIGYKSEGAVGLDEFEEPSEVEVGQEIEVLLEKLEDDEGMVVLSYQKAAQKQNWDKIVAAFEAGQNVKGRVRKVVKGGLMLNVGVEAFMPASQIDIMPPKNLKEYEDQTLECKIVKINEERKNVVLSRRELIEAERAEKRSQLLSKVEKGVVVKGVIKNITDFGAFIDLDGLDGLLHITDISWGRITHPSEQLSIGQELDVMVLEIDREKERVSLGLKQRFENPWEKIAEKYPVTTEVKGKVTSLVPYGAFIELEEGVEGLVHVSELSWTKRIARASDVLATGDIVTAVVTEVSKEDQKLSLSVRQLESNPWDEIHMKYPIGRSVKGIIRNLTAYGAFVELEEGIDGMIHVSDLSWTRKINHPSEVLKKNEEVEAQVLGIDKQNQRISLGVKQLNDDPWKEIDQKYKIGDLVEGKVTKVASFGAFVQLADEIDGLVHISQISDERVEKVKDVLNVGDDVSARVIKVDKTERRIGLSMKAADYTPEQLEKERQALESMRAGDMLGTMSEAFEKAEEEFRPGEES, encoded by the coding sequence ATGAAAAATCTTGAAGAACTACTAGCAGCTTCCCTGCAAAATTTTAAAGAAGGTAGCATTATTAACGGCACCATTATCGAAAAGCGCCCTAAAGAAGTCGTTATCGATATTGGCTATAAGTCTGAGGGAGCTGTAGGTCTCGATGAATTTGAAGAGCCCTCTGAAGTAGAAGTTGGTCAGGAGATTGAAGTTCTTCTGGAAAAATTAGAAGACGACGAAGGCATGGTCGTCTTGTCTTACCAAAAAGCAGCTCAGAAGCAAAATTGGGATAAAATTGTGGCAGCCTTTGAGGCAGGACAAAATGTCAAGGGCCGTGTCCGAAAAGTTGTTAAGGGTGGTTTGATGTTAAATGTGGGAGTTGAGGCCTTTATGCCAGCTTCTCAAATTGATATCATGCCTCCAAAGAATCTTAAAGAGTATGAGGATCAAACTCTGGAGTGTAAGATTGTTAAGATTAATGAAGAGCGCAAGAACGTCGTTCTTTCGCGCCGTGAATTGATTGAAGCAGAGCGTGCTGAGAAACGCTCACAACTTCTTTCCAAAGTTGAGAAGGGTGTTGTCGTTAAGGGGGTGATCAAGAACATCACAGACTTTGGAGCCTTTATTGACCTAGATGGTTTGGACGGGCTTTTACACATCACGGACATCAGTTGGGGACGGATCACACATCCATCAGAGCAGTTATCAATTGGACAAGAACTGGATGTGATGGTTTTAGAAATTGACCGCGAGAAAGAGCGTGTTTCTCTCGGGTTGAAACAACGTTTTGAGAATCCATGGGAGAAAATTGCTGAGAAATATCCTGTAACTACGGAAGTCAAAGGTAAAGTAACAAGCCTCGTTCCTTATGGTGCCTTTATAGAGCTGGAAGAGGGTGTAGAGGGACTAGTTCACGTTTCTGAGCTCTCCTGGACTAAGCGCATCGCCCGTGCTTCAGATGTTTTGGCTACAGGCGATATTGTCACTGCTGTTGTGACTGAAGTAAGCAAAGAAGACCAAAAACTTTCTTTGAGTGTTCGTCAACTGGAGTCCAATCCTTGGGATGAAATTCACATGAAATATCCTATCGGCCGCTCAGTTAAGGGAATTATCCGTAATCTAACGGCTTACGGTGCCTTTGTTGAGTTAGAAGAAGGAATTGATGGGATGATCCATGTATCAGATCTCTCATGGACTCGTAAAATCAATCATCCTTCGGAAGTGCTTAAGAAGAATGAAGAGGTTGAAGCACAGGTCCTGGGGATCGATAAGCAGAATCAGCGCATTAGTTTGGGTGTCAAACAACTCAATGATGATCCATGGAAAGAAATTGACCAAAAATATAAGATTGGTGACCTTGTTGAAGGTAAAGTTACCAAGGTTGCTAGCTTTGGAGCTTTTGTTCAATTAGCGGATGAAATTGATGGGTTGGTTCATATTTCTCAAATCAGCGATGAACGGGTAGAGAAAGTGAAGGATGTGCTCAATGTTGGTGATGATGTTTCTGCGAGAGTGATCAAAGTCGACAAAACAGAACGTCGCATTGGCCTTTCTATGAAGGCTGCGGATTATACTCCAGAGCAGCTAGAGAAGGAGCGCCAAGCATTAGAAAGCATGCGCGCTGGCGATATGCTTGGAACGATGAGCGAAGCTTTCGAAAAGGCAGAGGAAGAATTCCGCCCGGGAGAAGAATCTTAA
- the tyrS gene encoding tyrosine--tRNA ligase, translating into MTTAEEQLKILVSGVNQTHSEEALLEKIKKGKKLRVKLGFDPSSPDLHLGHVVVMDKIRQFQEFGHLAVIIIGDYTAMIGDPTGRSKTRPALETTEVKENAKTYTDQVFKVLKKDQTEIRYNSEWFDKFGYADVLKLNAQMTVAQLLEREDFRNRYENKQSITLTEFQYPLMQGYDSVMVESDLELGGNDQLFNNLVGRDLQKANGQEPQVVMVLPILTGTDGEKKMSKSLQNAVGILDAPHDMFGKVMSISDETMTEWRKMLGNAYGLPEQAPEHPMEVKKELAVSIVARFHGAEAGAQARTDFETKFSKKDLNAANLEEHQISENPIWISKLLQEAGAVKSSSDARRLVQQGAVKIEGEKVTDFKANIEVKGGEVLQSGKKFFRKLVA; encoded by the coding sequence ATGACTACTGCGGAAGAGCAATTAAAAATTTTAGTTTCTGGTGTGAACCAAACGCACTCAGAGGAGGCATTGTTAGAAAAGATTAAAAAGGGAAAGAAGCTCAGAGTTAAATTGGGATTTGATCCGTCTTCACCAGATTTGCATTTGGGCCATGTTGTGGTGATGGACAAAATTCGCCAGTTTCAAGAATTTGGTCATCTCGCTGTCATCATTATTGGGGATTATACGGCTATGATTGGTGATCCAACGGGTCGTTCTAAAACTCGCCCAGCGCTTGAAACGACAGAAGTAAAAGAGAACGCTAAAACCTATACAGATCAAGTTTTTAAAGTACTGAAAAAAGATCAAACGGAAATTCGTTATAATAGCGAGTGGTTTGACAAGTTTGGTTATGCGGATGTTTTAAAACTAAACGCGCAGATGACGGTCGCACAGCTTTTGGAGCGAGAGGATTTTCGCAATCGCTATGAGAATAAGCAATCTATCACCTTGACCGAATTCCAGTACCCTTTGATGCAGGGGTATGACTCAGTCATGGTGGAGTCGGATCTCGAGCTTGGGGGGAATGATCAACTTTTTAATAATTTAGTAGGGCGTGATTTGCAAAAAGCAAATGGACAAGAGCCCCAGGTCGTCATGGTATTACCTATTTTGACTGGAACGGATGGCGAAAAGAAGATGAGTAAGTCCTTGCAAAATGCTGTAGGAATTCTTGATGCTCCCCATGATATGTTTGGCAAAGTCATGTCGATTTCTGACGAAACCATGACTGAATGGCGCAAGATGCTTGGGAATGCTTATGGACTGCCTGAGCAAGCACCAGAACATCCTATGGAAGTGAAGAAAGAATTAGCAGTTAGCATTGTCGCTAGATTCCACGGAGCAGAAGCTGGTGCGCAAGCGAGAACTGATTTTGAAACTAAGTTCTCTAAGAAAGACTTGAATGCTGCTAACTTAGAAGAGCATCAAATTTCTGAAAACCCTATCTGGATTAGCAAACTCTTACAAGAAGCTGGAGCGGTTAAAAGTAGTTCAGATGCTAGACGCTTGGTGCAACAAGGTGCTGTCAAAATTGAGGGAGAGAAAGTTACTGACTTTAAAGCAAATA
- a CDS encoding twin-arginine translocase TatA/TatE family subunit translates to MNGSLFLAFGMPGGWEFVLIFLAVLLLFGAKRLPELARGIGKSLGEFRKAKAEFDRELHTAGEEVSKEANEVKKSIEKAAGDEQKKPKG, encoded by the coding sequence ATGAATGGTTCGTTGTTTCTTGCTTTTGGGATGCCCGGTGGCTGGGAATTTGTTCTTATTTTCCTAGCTGTTTTGCTTCTTTTCGGTGCAAAAAGACTCCCAGAGCTGGCAAGAGGTATTGGGAAAAGTCTTGGTGAATTCCGCAAAGCAAAAGCCGAATTTGACCGAGAGCTCCATACAGCCGGGGAAGAAGTTTCCAAGGAAGCTAATGAAGTTAAGAAGAGCATCGAAAAAGCGGCTGGCGATGAGCAGAAAAAGCCTAAAGGATAG
- a CDS encoding DUF4870 domain-containing protein, whose protein sequence is MNREVSRKENYWAMAAHLGTLLGWSILPLINFVIPFIIWQIKKDDMPFAAEQAKEALNFQITLVIYMIICLLICITIVGLVVSLPLLWIIPILELVFTVIAATQVSKGVSYRYPAAIRLIS, encoded by the coding sequence ATGAATCGGGAAGTTTCACGAAAAGAAAACTACTGGGCTATGGCGGCTCATTTAGGAACACTCTTAGGCTGGAGTATCTTACCACTGATCAATTTTGTTATCCCCTTCATTATTTGGCAGATCAAAAAAGATGACATGCCCTTTGCTGCAGAACAAGCAAAGGAAGCGCTCAATTTTCAAATTACCTTAGTTATTTACATGATCATATGTCTGCTCATATGTATTACCATAGTCGGCCTAGTTGTCAGTCTACCCTTATTGTGGATAATACCCATCCTGGAATTAGTCTTTACAGTAATTGCAGCCACCCAAGTCAGCAAAGGTGTTAGCTACAGGTACCCTGCTGCCATTCGCCTAATATCTTGA